Genomic window (Chryseobacterium sp. H1D6B):
CTACATCTGATAAAACTGATTTTATTGGTTTTAGTGATGTTCTGCAAGGTTTGGAGTCTGATAAACAAGAATTAATAAATCTTGCTTACTATCAGGGATATACACAGAATGAAATATCTGAGAAATTGGAGATGCCTTTGGGTACGGTAAAAACAAAAATGCGGAATGCATTGATAAAATTAAAGGATTTGTTAAAAGATTATCAATAAATTGAACACTAAGGAATACATAACGTCCGGAATTATAGAATCTTATATTCTAGGTTCTGCTTCTAATGAGGAGGCAGGAATTTTGGAGTGTGTGATGAAAAACAATGCCGAAGTAAAAGCGGCCTTTGAAGAGGTACAGCAGACTTTGGAAGATTTGGCGACAGCACAAGCTGTAACGCCTCCAAATGATTTAAAATCTAAAATTTGGAATAAAATTCAACAGGAACAGCATGCTAAAAGTATAGAAACTGCGGTTCCAATAGAAATCCCCGGCATAAACGCTCAGGAAGATCATAAAGAAATTGCAATCAAGAATAATAATAGCTGGAAAACATATGCTGTTGCAGCTTCGGTTTTATTCTTGGTAAGCATAGCAGGAAACTTATTTTGGATGAATAATCAATCCAAGAATAAAGAAGAAATGGCAAAAATGAAGACTGAAAAACAGTCTCAGGATCTTGCTCTTCAAAGAATGCAGCAAAAATGGAACATGTTATCAAGCCCGGATATGCAGATGGTTGTGTTAAAAGGAGTGGAAAAACATCCGGACTCCAAAGCAATGGTTTTCTGGGACAAAAAATCTAAAGAAGTATATTTGAATGCTGAAGATTTACCGAAAGCACCAGAAGGAATGCAGTATCAGCTTTGGGCCATTGCAGATGGAAAACCGGTAAATGCAGGAATGTATACTGAGGAAAAAGACAGCAGGATTGCTCTTTCAAGTATCCCTAATGCACAGGCTTTCGCCATAACTCTTGAAAAACAGGGTGGAAGTGCAGCTCCTACCATGGAGAATATGTATGTAATGGGAGGAATTTAAGAATAGAAAAAATTATAAAACAAAATAAGCTCTTGAAAAAGAGCTTATTTTGTTTTATAAAAAGGAATATATTTTAACCGGCTGCAGTTAGCTGTTGAAATACTCGTAAATAATTTTTGCTTTACTTTTCCCCAAAATTTCTTCTAATGTTTCTAAACTAGATTCTTTAATACGTTTTACAGATTTTAGTTTTGATAAAAGAAGCTCCGTAGTTTTTTCTCCGACTCCTGGAATTTCATCAAGCTCAGATTTTATCGTAGAATTTTTTCTTCTGACCCTGTGGTGCTTTACTCCAAAACGGTGGGCTTCATCACGTACTCTCTGCAGGATTTTCAAGGTCTCAGACTTCTTATCGAGATACAAAGGAATAGAATCTTCAGGAAAATAGATTTCCTCCAGCCTTTTTGCAATCCCGATAATAGTAATTTTTCCGTACAATCCTAATAATCTTAAGCTTTTAACCGCAGAAGACAACTGGCCTTTCCCTCCATCGATCAAAATCAATTGCGGGAGATTTTCACCTTCATCCAGCATTCTCTTGTAACGGCGGTAGATGACCTCTT
Coding sequences:
- a CDS encoding anti-sigma factor, which codes for MNTKEYITSGIIESYILGSASNEEAGILECVMKNNAEVKAAFEEVQQTLEDLATAQAVTPPNDLKSKIWNKIQQEQHAKSIETAVPIEIPGINAQEDHKEIAIKNNNSWKTYAVAASVLFLVSIAGNLFWMNNQSKNKEEMAKMKTEKQSQDLALQRMQQKWNMLSSPDMQMVVLKGVEKHPDSKAMVFWDKKSKEVYLNAEDLPKAPEGMQYQLWAIADGKPVNAGMYTEEKDSRIALSSIPNAQAFAITLEKQGGSAAPTMENMYVMGGI